Proteins encoded together in one Bacteroidales bacterium window:
- a CDS encoding DUF4397 domain-containing protein — MKTLQVTLRSVLFGLLLVPALLFGQARVQVIHNSADAAASVVDVWLNNTLLLNNFAFRTASPFIDAPAGVDFDVVIQPSNSTDTANALARFTYNLIDGETYVLVANGIVIPTGYNPATPFNIYVYPMGRETASSPSNTDLLVFHGSTDAPVVDVVEVGVGAGSIINDLNYGTFAGYLELPTANYSLQVRDQTGTTTVAQYSAPLSTLGLNGSSAVVVASGFLNPSVNNNGPAFGLYVALASGGNLVALPSVPISTARVQVIHNSADAAASVVDVWLNNTLLLDNFAFRTASPFIDAPAGINFDVVIQPSNSTDTSNALARFTYNLTGGSKYILVANGIVVPTGYNPATPFNIYVYNMGREFASHPSNSDVLVFHGSTDAPIVDVVETGVGAGTIVDNLAYGSFTGYLELPTDDYILTIKDATGTVNVAYYQAPLETLGLNGQSMAVIASGFLDPSVNNNGAAFGLYVALPAGGALVELPVHTPSARIQVIHNSADAAAATVDVWLNNQLLIDNFAFRTASSFIDAPAEVAFDVVIQPSNSTDTTNALARFTYNLSDGETYVLVANGIVVPSGYMPAPPFNIFVYAMGRETATTATNTDLLVFHGSTDASIVDVVEVGVGAGTIINNLSYSNFAGYLELATLDYSLQVRDQTGTNTVAQFAAPLSTLGLNGAAAVVLASGFLNPSNNNNGPAFGLYVALPSGGNLVALPSETISTARLQVIHNSADAAAAEVDVWLNNTLLLDDFAFRTASPFIDAPAGVSFDVVIQPSTSTDTTNALARFTYNLTGGSKYILVANGIVVPTGYNPATPFNLYVYDMGREFASNQLNSDVLVFHGSTDAPVVDVVETGLGAGTIVDNLAYGTFAGYLELPTNNFVLEVRDETGTVTVASYQAPLSSLGLQGQAMAIVASGFLDPSMNNNGAPFGLFVAVPWGGALIELPATPAPARLQVLHNSADAAAATVDVWLNDQMLIDNFSFRTASPFINAPAGVDFDVVIQPANSADTSNALARFTYNLASGNKYILVANGIVAPSGYNPATPFDLYVYDMGRESATSASNTDVLVFHGATDAPTVDVVEVAAGAGTIVDNLSYGQFAGYLELPTANYQLEVRDETGTVTVATFNAPLEALGLQGQALAVVASGFLSPTTNNNGPEFGLFAVLPSGGEFIALQNTTNLDERSPNTATIRTFPNPVSDILTIEIATESGSSSAIYGLYSMDGKQLRSGSLAVSNGVQQAKLNVSELPSGLYLVKTFSGNQQYINKVMIN; from the coding sequence ATGAAAACCTTACAAGTTACACTTCGTTCAGTTCTTTTTGGACTGTTATTAGTACCGGCCTTGCTATTTGGGCAGGCACGTGTACAGGTGATCCATAATTCGGCCGACGCTGCTGCTTCAGTGGTGGACGTATGGTTGAATAACACACTTTTACTTAACAATTTTGCCTTCCGCACTGCTTCTCCGTTCATTGATGCTCCGGCTGGAGTTGACTTTGACGTGGTGATTCAACCTTCCAACTCAACAGATACTGCGAACGCACTTGCACGCTTTACCTACAATCTTATTGATGGGGAAACTTATGTGCTGGTTGCCAACGGTATTGTAATTCCAACCGGATATAATCCTGCAACTCCTTTTAACATCTATGTATATCCCATGGGTCGCGAGACAGCCAGCAGCCCTTCAAATACCGATTTATTGGTATTCCATGGCTCAACTGATGCCCCTGTTGTAGATGTAGTGGAGGTTGGCGTTGGTGCAGGATCAATTATTAATGACCTCAATTATGGAACTTTTGCAGGGTATCTGGAACTTCCTACTGCAAATTACAGTCTCCAGGTACGTGATCAAACCGGAACAACCACTGTGGCACAATACTCAGCTCCTCTGTCAACACTTGGACTCAATGGTTCTTCTGCTGTGGTGGTTGCTTCCGGCTTTTTAAACCCCTCTGTTAATAACAATGGTCCGGCCTTTGGTTTATACGTTGCATTAGCATCCGGTGGTAACCTTGTGGCATTGCCGTCAGTACCTATTTCTACTGCACGTGTACAGGTGATCCATAATTCGGCCGATGCTGCTGCTTCAGTGGTGGACGTATGGTTAAATAATACACTACTGCTTGATAACTTTGCTTTCCGTACGGCTTCCCCTTTTATTGATGCCCCTGCCGGAATTAATTTCGATGTGGTAATTCAGCCTTCAAATTCAACTGATACTTCAAATGCTTTGGCTCGCTTCACTTATAACCTTACAGGAGGAAGCAAGTATATTCTCGTTGCCAATGGTATTGTTGTTCCAACAGGGTATAATCCTGCTACTCCTTTCAATATTTATGTTTATAACATGGGACGTGAGTTTGCATCACATCCATCTAATTCAGATGTGCTGGTTTTCCATGGATCGACGGATGCTCCAATTGTTGATGTTGTTGAAACTGGTGTCGGAGCCGGAACTATTGTCGACAACCTGGCATATGGCAGTTTTACCGGATATCTTGAACTTCCAACCGACGACTACATTCTTACTATAAAAGATGCAACAGGTACTGTTAATGTAGCCTACTATCAAGCTCCGCTTGAAACATTAGGACTTAATGGACAATCAATGGCTGTGATAGCTTCCGGATTTCTGGATCCTTCAGTGAATAATAATGGTGCTGCTTTCGGACTTTATGTTGCTCTGCCTGCAGGGGGTGCACTCGTTGAACTTCCTGTTCATACACCAAGTGCCCGTATCCAGGTAATCCATAATTCAGCTGATGCTGCTGCTGCAACGGTAGATGTTTGGCTGAACAATCAACTTTTGATTGATAATTTCGCATTCCGCACAGCATCTTCATTTATTGATGCACCTGCTGAAGTTGCTTTTGATGTAGTTATTCAGCCTTCAAACTCAACAGATACAACAAATGCACTAGCCAGGTTTACATATAACCTGTCAGATGGTGAAACCTATGTCCTCGTTGCAAATGGCATCGTAGTGCCTTCAGGTTATATGCCAGCTCCTCCTTTCAATATTTTTGTTTATGCAATGGGAAGGGAAACAGCCACAACAGCTACAAATACTGATTTGCTTGTCTTCCATGGTTCAACTGATGCATCCATTGTTGATGTTGTTGAAGTAGGTGTTGGAGCCGGTACAATTATTAATAACCTTTCCTACTCTAACTTCGCCGGATACCTTGAACTGGCAACCCTCGACTACAGCCTTCAGGTTCGTGATCAAACAGGTACTAACACGGTTGCTCAGTTTGCAGCCCCACTTTCAACCCTGGGTCTGAATGGAGCCGCTGCAGTAGTTTTAGCTTCAGGATTTCTGAACCCCTCCAATAACAATAATGGTCCGGCATTCGGTTTATATGTCGCATTACCTTCAGGTGGAAACCTTGTTGCTTTGCCGTCCGAAACCATCTCCACAGCTCGTTTACAGGTAATCCATAACTCGGCCGATGCTGCAGCTGCTGAAGTGGATGTTTGGTTAAACAACACCCTGTTGCTGGATGATTTTGCTTTCAGGACAGCTTCTCCTTTTATTGATGCTCCTGCAGGGGTCAGCTTTGATGTGGTGATTCAACCATCAACCTCTACTGATACTACCAATGCCCTGGCACGTTTTACCTATAACCTTACAGGTGGGAGTAAATACATTCTTGTTGCTAACGGAATTGTTGTACCTACCGGATATAACCCTGCAACTCCATTTAACTTGTATGTTTATGATATGGGACGCGAATTTGCAAGCAATCAGCTGAATTCTGATGTGCTCGTATTCCATGGTTCCACCGATGCTCCTGTTGTTGATGTTGTTGAAACCGGTTTAGGGGCAGGTACGATTGTCGATAACCTTGCTTATGGTACTTTTGCCGGTTATCTTGAACTTCCAACCAATAATTTTGTACTTGAAGTAAGGGATGAAACCGGAACTGTTACCGTGGCTTCCTACCAGGCTCCTCTTTCTTCACTTGGTTTACAGGGACAGGCAATGGCTATTGTGGCTTCAGGATTTCTGGATCCTTCCATGAATAATAATGGTGCTCCATTTGGACTTTTTGTTGCAGTACCCTGGGGTGGCGCTTTGATTGAACTTCCTGCAACACCAGCCCCCGCGCGTCTGCAGGTTCTTCATAACTCAGCTGATGCTGCAGCGGCTACCGTTGATGTTTGGCTGAACGACCAAATGCTGATTGATAATTTTTCCTTCCGCACAGCTTCTCCGTTCATCAATGCTCCTGCAGGAGTTGACTTCGATGTAGTTATACAACCAGCTAATTCAGCAGATACTTCAAATGCGTTGGCTAGGTTTACATACAACCTGGCATCAGGAAATAAATACATACTTGTTGCCAATGGTATAGTGGCTCCTTCCGGATATAACCCTGCCACACCATTCGACCTGTATGTGTATGACATGGGCCGTGAATCAGCCACATCAGCATCCAATACCGATGTACTTGTTTTCCATGGTGCTACAGATGCTCCAACAGTGGATGTAGTTGAAGTTGCTGCAGGTGCCGGGACTATTGTTGACAACCTGAGCTATGGACAATTTGCAGGTTATTTGGAACTTCCAACTGCTAACTATCAACTGGAAGTTCGTGATGAAACAGGAACTGTTACAGTAGCAACCTTTAATGCTCCTCTAGAAGCACTTGGCTTACAAGGACAGGCACTGGCTGTGGTGGCCTCAGGATTTTTAAGCCCTACCACAAATAATAATGGACCTGAGTTTGGGCTCTTTGCTGTATTGCCTTCTGGAGGTGAGTTCATAGCACTTCAAAACACCACCAACCTGGATGAACGGTCACCCAACACAGCTACAATCAGGACCTTCCCAAATCCGGTTTCAGATATCCTTACCATTGAGATAGCAACTGAATCAGGCAGTTCTTCAGCCATTTATGGATTGTATTCAATGGATGGAAAGCAATTAAGAAGCGGTAGCCTTGCAGTTTCCAATGGTGTTCAGCAGGCTAAACTCAATGTTTCTGAATTACCTTCTGGCCTGTACCTCGTAAAGACTTTTAGCGGAAATCAGCAGTACATCAATAAAGTAATGATCAATTAA
- a CDS encoding polyphosphate kinase 2 family protein: MKYNELIYPPGSGKKLEAFSTESSGQYKSKKDAEKDLVTGIEELSKLQDLLYAHDQFSVLIIFQAMDAAGKDGTIKHVMSGINPQGCHITSFKAPSQEELDHDYLWRCMKQLPERGRIGIFNRSYYEEVLVTRVHPEYLQYQKLPELKNDSDKDPEFWKQRYDDINHFEKYLSNNGTLILKFFLHVSKEEQKVRLLERIMDPSKNWKFNIQDVNERELWPEYMKAYEEMLKHTSTSTAPWYVIPADKKWFMRTAVSRIILERVKNLNLHYPKITSQQKKDLAKAKEMLEGKPVPSKPAK, encoded by the coding sequence ATGAAATACAATGAACTAATATATCCCCCGGGATCGGGAAAGAAACTGGAAGCCTTTTCTACTGAGAGTTCCGGACAGTATAAAAGCAAGAAGGATGCAGAGAAAGACCTGGTCACTGGCATTGAAGAACTATCCAAATTGCAGGATCTGCTGTATGCCCACGATCAGTTCTCGGTGCTGATTATCTTCCAGGCAATGGATGCGGCAGGAAAGGATGGTACAATAAAACATGTGATGTCAGGGATCAATCCTCAGGGTTGTCATATTACCAGTTTTAAGGCACCGTCTCAGGAAGAGCTTGATCATGACTACCTGTGGAGATGCATGAAACAATTACCTGAACGGGGACGTATTGGAATTTTCAATCGTTCCTATTATGAAGAGGTGCTGGTAACCCGGGTCCATCCTGAATATCTGCAGTACCAGAAATTGCCGGAATTAAAGAATGACTCCGATAAAGATCCTGAATTCTGGAAACAGCGCTATGATGACATTAATCATTTTGAGAAATACCTTTCAAATAATGGTACCCTGATTCTTAAATTTTTCTTGCATGTTTCTAAGGAAGAACAAAAGGTCAGGCTACTGGAACGAATTATGGATCCTTCTAAAAACTGGAAGTTCAATATCCAGGACGTGAATGAGCGGGAGCTTTGGCCGGAATATATGAAAGCCTACGAAGAAATGCTTAAGCATACATCAACTTCCACCGCTCCCTGGTATGTAATTCCTGCCGACAAGAAGTGGTTTATGCGGACTGCTGTTAGCCGCATCATCCTTGAGAGGGTTAAAAACCTCAACCTGCATTATCCAAAAATCACCAGTCAGCAAAAGAAAGACCTGGCGAAAGCCAAAGAAATGCTTGAAGGGAAACCTGTTCCCTCAAAACCTGCTAAATAA
- the hemW gene encoding radical SAM family heme chaperone HemW, which translates to MSGIYLHIPYCKQKCHYCNFYSVANKMHREEIVPMMMRELKLQKDYLEGASINTIYFGGGTPSLLSGDEISLLLSGIQELFHVEPNAEITLEANPDDLTPVRIKNLIHTGINRLSIGIQSFSDQDLVFLNRVHSGKQAKTCIKRAQDAGFTDLSIDLIYGIPTLSSDQWEYNLMTALDFDIPHISAYALTVEDKTPLAVMIRKGKMPDVNDAVQLQHFEMLLDLLNAHGYQHYEISNFCLPGKYARHNTSYWKGIPYLGIGPSAHSFNGESRQWNVSGITPYIQALKGGKLPFEKEVLSQSQKFNEYIMTSLRTIWGCDLSHIEKTFGKEWLQQTIEDASIHIKNESLTLQNDHLTLTKKGKFRADGIAADFFRV; encoded by the coding sequence ATGTCAGGAATCTACCTTCATATCCCTTACTGCAAACAAAAATGTCATTATTGCAACTTCTATTCAGTTGCAAACAAAATGCATAGGGAAGAGATTGTTCCGATGATGATGAGAGAACTCAAATTACAGAAGGATTATCTGGAAGGAGCATCCATAAACACTATCTATTTTGGCGGGGGCACCCCATCATTGCTTTCCGGCGATGAAATCTCCCTACTTTTATCCGGGATTCAGGAATTATTTCACGTGGAACCTAATGCTGAAATTACACTTGAAGCAAATCCTGATGACTTAACCCCAGTCAGAATCAAGAACCTTATTCATACAGGAATAAACCGCCTGAGTATCGGAATCCAGTCTTTTTCCGATCAGGATTTAGTATTTCTCAACAGGGTGCATTCAGGTAAACAAGCTAAAACTTGTATAAAACGTGCTCAGGATGCAGGCTTCACCGACCTTAGCATTGACCTGATTTATGGGATCCCCACTTTGTCGTCAGATCAATGGGAATATAACCTCATGACGGCCCTGGATTTTGATATCCCCCACATATCTGCCTATGCCCTTACCGTTGAGGATAAGACCCCTCTGGCCGTGATGATCCGTAAGGGTAAAATGCCTGACGTAAACGATGCAGTTCAGTTGCAGCATTTCGAAATGCTTCTTGATCTATTGAATGCCCACGGCTATCAGCATTATGAGATATCAAATTTCTGTTTACCCGGGAAATATGCCAGGCATAATACCTCCTACTGGAAAGGGATTCCCTATCTGGGTATTGGTCCATCAGCCCATTCTTTCAATGGAGAATCAAGACAGTGGAATGTGTCAGGTATCACTCCATATATTCAGGCACTTAAAGGAGGGAAATTGCCCTTTGAAAAAGAGGTCCTAAGCCAATCTCAAAAATTCAATGAATACATCATGACCTCCCTTCGTACAATATGGGGGTGTGATCTTTCACATATTGAAAAAACCTTCGGGAAGGAGTGGCTTCAGCAAACCATAGAGGATGCATCCATTCATATCAAAAATGAAAGCCTGACTTTACAGAATGATCATCTTACCCTTACTAAAAAAGGGAAATTCCGGGCCGATGGCATTGCTGCAGATTTTTTCAGAGTATGA
- a CDS encoding HAMP domain-containing histidine kinase has product MKGNLFPQNLLNKITLSIQNMGIRFVGIDKSDFYKKKRLWKIVLMFFALVIISVSLWYSNVLVHKIAQDERSKIKTWANAIQHRAKLVNSTREFFRQIQVEERKRVEFYAEAQTRVAKAGPEEDIGLYLEIIENNNSIPVVLTDDKGIVLNSRNLDFPIETGIKITHERLKDFLTYDPIISSNFGVKNYIYYKDSKLFTDVQNVLNNLVNSFFSEVVNNSASVPVVITDSTQTKVTYSGHVDTILIRDSAYLSHLIDEMIYENDPIVIEVADRGKNFIYYKDSFVLTQLRYFPYIQLAIIGIFLFVAYLIFSTSRRSEQNQVWVGLAKETAHQLGTPLSSMMAWVDYLETKGVDQDTIMELHKDVNRLKTVTDRFSKIGSTPILKQEDIIELINQSVTYLKTRTSQKIQFYINVIPGKAAIMVPLNYQLFDWVIENLVKNAVDAMSRSGSITIDIFDEENTVIIDVTDSGKGMPRKMFKTIFNPGFSSKQRGWGLGLSLSKRIIREYHKGKIFVKSSNIGKGTTFRIILNK; this is encoded by the coding sequence TTGAAGGGAAACCTGTTCCCTCAAAACCTGCTAAATAAAATAACATTATCCATTCAAAACATGGGAATCCGGTTCGTTGGTATTGATAAGTCTGACTTTTATAAGAAGAAACGGTTGTGGAAGATTGTACTGATGTTTTTTGCACTGGTAATTATCAGCGTTTCATTGTGGTATTCCAATGTTTTGGTACATAAGATCGCCCAGGATGAACGTTCCAAAATAAAGACATGGGCAAATGCTATTCAGCACAGGGCGAAGCTTGTAAACTCAACACGTGAGTTTTTCCGTCAGATCCAGGTGGAAGAGAGAAAAAGAGTAGAGTTTTATGCAGAAGCTCAAACACGGGTAGCAAAAGCGGGACCGGAGGAGGATATCGGACTGTACCTTGAAATAATCGAAAATAATAATTCAATACCGGTTGTACTAACGGATGATAAAGGCATCGTATTGAATTCTCGCAACCTTGATTTCCCTATTGAAACAGGTATTAAGATCACTCATGAAAGGTTAAAGGATTTTCTTACATACGATCCAATTATCAGCTCCAATTTCGGAGTAAAAAATTATATCTATTACAAGGATTCAAAACTATTCACTGACGTACAAAATGTATTGAATAACCTTGTGAATTCTTTTTTCAGTGAGGTAGTCAATAATTCAGCATCTGTGCCTGTGGTGATCACTGACAGCACACAGACAAAAGTTACTTATTCAGGACATGTTGATACAATTCTGATCAGGGATTCTGCTTATCTATCACACCTTATTGATGAGATGATATATGAGAATGATCCCATTGTGATTGAGGTAGCAGATAGGGGAAAGAATTTTATTTATTACAAGGATTCATTTGTTCTGACACAACTTCGGTATTTCCCCTATATCCAGTTAGCAATTATTGGAATTTTTCTTTTTGTTGCTTACCTGATCTTCAGCACTTCACGCCGCTCGGAACAGAACCAGGTTTGGGTTGGATTGGCCAAAGAAACAGCTCACCAGTTAGGTACTCCCCTCTCCTCAATGATGGCCTGGGTCGATTACCTGGAAACCAAAGGGGTTGATCAGGATACTATCATGGAATTACATAAGGATGTGAACCGACTGAAAACAGTTACTGATAGGTTCTCGAAAATTGGCTCCACACCTATTCTTAAACAGGAAGATATTATCGAACTGATTAATCAGTCGGTGACATACCTTAAAACCAGGACTTCACAAAAAATTCAGTTCTATATCAATGTGATACCTGGTAAGGCTGCAATCATGGTTCCCCTTAACTATCAACTTTTTGACTGGGTAATTGAAAACCTTGTGAAAAACGCGGTTGATGCGATGTCAAGGTCAGGATCTATTACCATAGATATCTTTGATGAAGAAAATACTGTTATAATAGATGTTACAGATAGTGGAAAAGGGATGCCCAGGAAAATGTTTAAAACCATTTTTAATCCCGGATTCTCAAGTAAGCAACGTGGCTGGGGCCTGGGGTTATCACTCTCAAAACGAATTATTCGGGAGTATCATAAAGGTAAAATCTTTGTTAAAAGCTCGAATATCGGCAAAGGGACAACCTTTCGGATTATCTTGAATAAGTAA
- a CDS encoding S9 family peptidase has translation MKRTTFWLPLLLLIAMITVNACKNKEVITPAKQYAVEDFFKNPEKSGFELSPDGKYYAYMAPYMRRMNIFVQEIGKDSATRLTSDTARDIAGFFWGNNSRILYLKDTGGDENFKLFGVNIDGTNLIGLTDFDKVRTEVIDDLPEIDEFVIVGLNKRNPQVFDPYRLNINTGELTILAENPGNIQSWMTDHEGKLRLATAIVDGVNTSILFRETEADEFKTVLTTSFKESLSPMFFTFDNKNLYASSNLGRDKQVIVEFDPRTGKEVKVLYENKDYDVDGLFYSKARKVLTAARYTSWKRERHFFDKEFENMVSDLKKELGDIDFGFVSNNKAEDKYIVYSFSDKSMGSYYIYDRTANKLDKITDIGPWLDENEMASMVPVEYKSRDGLTINGYLTLPKGYTMDNAKDLPVVVNPHGGPWVRDGWGFNPEVQFLANRGYAVFQMNYRGSTGYGRKFWEASFKEWGKKMQDDITDGVNWLVEKGIADKSKVAIYGGSYGGYATLAGVTFTPDLYAAAVDYVGVSNLFTFMNTIPPYWKPMLDMMYEMVGDPVKDSVLMKEASPVFHVDKIKTPLFVAQGANDPRVNKAESDQMVEALKKRGIEVQYMVKDNEGHGFGNEENRYDFYNAMEKFLSEHLKKPAEAAKK, from the coding sequence ATGAAACGAACAACATTTTGGCTTCCTTTGCTGTTATTGATTGCCATGATAACAGTGAATGCATGTAAGAATAAGGAAGTAATCACTCCTGCAAAGCAATATGCAGTGGAGGATTTTTTCAAAAATCCTGAAAAATCAGGATTCGAATTATCACCCGATGGTAAATATTACGCTTATATGGCTCCATATATGCGTCGTATGAACATTTTCGTCCAGGAAATCGGTAAGGATTCTGCAACCAGATTGACCAGCGATACCGCCAGGGATATTGCAGGGTTCTTCTGGGGGAATAATTCCCGTATCCTCTATCTGAAAGATACCGGTGGAGATGAAAACTTCAAGCTTTTCGGTGTCAATATTGATGGGACTAATCTCATTGGACTTACTGATTTCGACAAGGTACGTACCGAAGTAATTGATGATCTACCTGAAATTGATGAATTCGTTATCGTTGGGCTTAATAAAAGAAATCCCCAGGTTTTTGACCCCTATCGTCTTAACATCAATACCGGCGAGCTTACCATACTTGCCGAAAACCCGGGTAATATTCAGTCCTGGATGACCGACCATGAAGGTAAACTTCGACTGGCTACTGCCATTGTGGATGGAGTGAATACTTCAATACTATTCAGGGAAACTGAAGCCGACGAATTCAAGACCGTCCTTACCACCAGTTTCAAGGAATCCCTTTCGCCCATGTTCTTTACATTCGATAACAAGAATCTTTATGCATCCTCGAACCTTGGCCGCGACAAACAGGTGATTGTTGAATTTGATCCCCGTACCGGCAAGGAAGTAAAGGTATTGTATGAGAATAAGGATTATGATGTGGATGGACTTTTCTATTCAAAAGCACGTAAGGTTCTCACTGCTGCAAGGTATACTTCATGGAAACGTGAACGTCATTTCTTCGATAAGGAATTCGAAAATATGGTATCCGATCTTAAAAAAGAGCTTGGAGATATCGATTTCGGATTCGTTTCCAATAATAAAGCGGAGGATAAATATATCGTCTATTCTTTCAGCGATAAATCGATGGGATCCTATTACATCTATGATAGAACCGCCAACAAACTTGATAAGATCACTGATATTGGTCCGTGGTTGGATGAAAACGAGATGGCCAGTATGGTTCCTGTTGAATATAAGAGCCGCGATGGTCTCACCATCAATGGTTATTTAACTTTACCCAAAGGCTATACTATGGATAACGCAAAGGACCTTCCTGTAGTGGTAAATCCTCATGGTGGACCATGGGTCAGGGACGGATGGGGTTTCAATCCCGAAGTTCAGTTCCTTGCCAATCGTGGGTATGCTGTGTTCCAGATGAACTACCGCGGATCAACCGGTTATGGCCGTAAATTCTGGGAAGCTTCGTTCAAGGAATGGGGCAAGAAAATGCAGGATGATATCACCGATGGTGTAAACTGGCTCGTTGAAAAAGGCATTGCCGATAAATCAAAAGTTGCTATCTATGGTGGTAGCTATGGTGGATATGCCACCCTTGCAGGAGTAACCTTTACACCGGACCTCTACGCTGCAGCTGTTGATTATGTAGGAGTTTCGAACTTGTTTACCTTCATGAACACCATTCCTCCTTACTGGAAGCCTATGCTTGATATGATGTATGAAATGGTTGGCGATCCTGTAAAAGACAGCGTATTGATGAAAGAAGCCTCACCGGTTTTTCATGTAGATAAAATCAAAACTCCTTTATTTGTTGCCCAGGGAGCCAATGACCCACGCGTAAATAAGGCTGAGTCTGATCAAATGGTGGAAGCCCTCAAGAAAAGAGGCATAGAAGTACAATATATGGTAAAAGATAACGAAGGCCATGGATTTGGTAACGAAGAAAACCGTTATGATTTCTATAATGCCATGGAAAAATTCCTTTCTGAACATCTGAAAAAACCAGCGGAAGCTGCCAAGAAATAA